One genomic region from Paraburkholderia azotifigens encodes:
- a CDS encoding glycosyltransferase WbuB, which yields MKILIYGLNYAPELSGAGKYTAEMAQMLMECGHEVRVICAPPYYPDWKVADGYSMWRYRRDVMRGVHIWRAPLWVPPRPGGLKRMMHLASFALASLPLLARQAVWRPDAVMLIAPTMACAPGALALARATGAKAWLHIQDYEVDAAFDLGLLKSAHAARIAYWIERLVLKRFDVVSSISNQMVRRAVSKGVDAGKTEFLPNWVDTRDIFPLGRMSEYRETLGIPAGNTVVLYSGNIGAKQGIETLAEAAAAMAARDDISFVFCGNGAARDNLVRRCEGLSNCRFLPLQPASSLNELLNIADIHVLPQRSDAADLVMPSKLTGMLASGGAVIAMARPGTGLHEAVVNNGVVVPPEDTQALVDAIAALAADREQRAAIGAAGRRYAETMLSPLSTLLTLDTRLALLTGGDASGAKQVAAPLTNSPILPARVEESEVE from the coding sequence ATGAAAATCCTGATCTATGGCCTCAACTACGCGCCCGAGCTGTCGGGCGCGGGTAAATATACGGCTGAGATGGCACAGATGCTGATGGAGTGCGGTCACGAGGTGCGGGTCATTTGCGCGCCGCCGTACTACCCGGACTGGAAAGTCGCGGACGGCTACTCGATGTGGCGCTATCGGCGCGACGTGATGCGGGGCGTGCACATCTGGCGCGCGCCATTGTGGGTGCCGCCGCGTCCGGGCGGCCTCAAGCGGATGATGCATCTCGCGTCTTTCGCGCTGGCGTCGCTGCCGTTGCTCGCGAGACAGGCCGTATGGAGGCCGGACGCCGTGATGCTGATCGCGCCGACGATGGCCTGCGCGCCAGGCGCGCTGGCACTCGCGCGCGCGACGGGCGCGAAGGCATGGCTGCATATCCAGGACTACGAAGTCGACGCCGCCTTCGATCTCGGCCTGCTGAAAAGCGCGCATGCCGCGCGCATCGCATACTGGATAGAGCGGCTCGTGTTGAAGCGCTTCGACGTGGTCTCGTCAATCTCGAACCAGATGGTGCGGCGCGCCGTGAGCAAGGGCGTCGATGCCGGGAAAACCGAGTTTCTGCCGAACTGGGTCGACACTCGCGACATCTTTCCGCTCGGCCGCATGAGCGAATACCGTGAAACGCTCGGTATTCCCGCCGGCAACACGGTCGTCTTGTATTCGGGCAACATCGGCGCGAAGCAGGGCATCGAAACACTCGCCGAGGCGGCGGCCGCCATGGCCGCGCGTGACGACATCAGTTTCGTTTTTTGCGGCAACGGCGCGGCGCGGGACAATCTCGTCAGACGTTGCGAGGGCTTGTCCAACTGTCGCTTCCTGCCGCTGCAGCCGGCCTCGTCGCTCAACGAACTGCTGAATATCGCGGATATTCACGTATTGCCGCAGCGTAGCGATGCGGCCGACCTCGTGATGCCGTCGAAGCTGACGGGGATGCTTGCAAGCGGAGGCGCGGTCATCGCAATGGCGCGGCCCGGCACGGGACTGCACGAGGCCGTCGTGAACAATGGCGTGGTGGTGCCGCCCGAGGACACTCAGGCGCTCGTCGACGCGATCGCGGCGCTCGCTGCCGATCGCGAGCAGCGCGCCGCGATTGGTGCGGCCGGACGGCGCTATGCCGAGACCATGCTGTCGCCGCTCTCGACGCTCCTCACGCTCGATACGCGGCTCGCCTTGCTGACGGGCGGCGACGCGTCGGGTGCGAAGCAGGTCGCGGCGCCGTTGACGAATTCGCCAATCCTGCCTGCTCGCGTCGAAGAATCGGAAGTGGAGTGA
- a CDS encoding FAD-dependent oxidoreductase, protein MLIDTRSVEQGVAVSTTVCIIGAGVAGITLAMELDRAGIDCCLLESGGYKADDETRDLYRGENVGIPYTFADGCRSRYLGGSSNCWGGWCRPLDPWDFDKKDWVAHSGWPFGLEELAPYYLRTHALLKLGPHNFDPAWWEQQINRHDVRRYPLSSGNVRDTVSQFSPPVRFGKVYREVLRRSDRVRVFLYANVVNIDTDAQATEVTGVDVATLTGKRFRVNAKVFVLATGGIENARLLLASNKVQAAGLGNGNDLVGRFFMDHPRLMTGTVKFSKQWARNKLYDIKYHYQNPVVAAHGTHISSQFALTHDVIRREKLLNSRVWFFSRFFGEGSAGSEALIRCREALHRKEQPGRRARDDYLTMAAHPVDTVGFGLTRLLQLRALISDVKLQAIVEAEPNRDSRVMLSDRKDSLGLPRVKVDWRLTELVQRTFDRTFQLLAEELKMMGVAEVELDEPLAGRASWPAKLEGTWHHMGTTRMHDSPREGVVDRDCKMHGVSNLYVAGSSVFPTVGANFPTITISALALRLGEHLAQRLGKPDTATILPIGEAAGMRYGGSSAELGKLPIAAQSLVRAGGNEAM, encoded by the coding sequence ATGTTGATCGATACCCGCAGTGTCGAACAGGGCGTCGCTGTGTCGACGACGGTATGCATCATCGGGGCAGGCGTCGCGGGTATCACGCTCGCGATGGAACTCGACCGCGCGGGCATCGATTGCTGCCTGCTCGAAAGCGGCGGCTACAAGGCCGACGACGAAACGCGCGATCTCTATCGCGGCGAGAACGTCGGCATCCCGTATACCTTCGCTGACGGCTGCAGGAGCCGCTATCTCGGCGGCAGCAGCAATTGCTGGGGCGGCTGGTGCCGGCCCCTCGACCCGTGGGACTTCGACAAGAAGGACTGGGTCGCGCACAGCGGCTGGCCGTTCGGCCTTGAAGAACTCGCTCCGTACTATCTGCGCACGCATGCGCTGCTCAAGCTCGGCCCGCACAATTTCGATCCCGCGTGGTGGGAACAGCAGATCAACCGGCACGACGTGCGCCGCTATCCGCTGAGTTCGGGCAACGTGCGCGATACCGTTTCGCAGTTCAGCCCGCCTGTGCGTTTCGGCAAGGTGTATCGCGAGGTATTGCGGCGCTCGGACCGCGTGCGGGTGTTCCTGTACGCGAACGTCGTGAACATCGACACCGACGCGCAGGCGACGGAAGTCACGGGCGTCGATGTCGCGACGCTCACGGGCAAGCGCTTTCGCGTGAATGCGAAAGTCTTCGTGCTCGCCACAGGCGGCATCGAAAACGCGCGGCTGCTGCTGGCCTCGAACAAGGTGCAGGCGGCGGGTCTGGGCAACGGCAACGATCTGGTGGGCCGCTTCTTCATGGACCATCCGCGCCTGATGACGGGCACGGTGAAGTTCTCGAAGCAATGGGCGCGCAACAAGCTGTACGACATCAAGTACCACTATCAGAACCCGGTGGTCGCGGCGCACGGCACGCATATCTCGTCGCAGTTCGCGCTCACGCACGACGTCATCAGGCGCGAGAAGCTGCTCAATTCGCGCGTCTGGTTCTTCTCGCGCTTCTTCGGCGAAGGCAGTGCGGGGTCGGAAGCGCTGATCCGCTGCCGCGAGGCGCTGCATCGCAAGGAACAGCCGGGACGGCGCGCGCGCGACGACTACCTGACGATGGCCGCGCATCCCGTCGATACCGTTGGCTTCGGTCTGACGCGTCTGCTGCAATTGCGCGCGCTGATTTCGGACGTGAAGCTGCAGGCGATCGTCGAAGCGGAGCCGAACCGCGACAGCCGCGTGATGCTGTCGGATCGCAAGGACAGTCTCGGCCTGCCGCGCGTGAAAGTGGACTGGCGGCTCACGGAACTCGTGCAGCGCACGTTCGACCGCACGTTCCAGCTGCTCGCGGAAGAACTGAAAATGATGGGCGTCGCCGAAGTCGAACTCGACGAACCGCTCGCGGGCCGCGCGTCATGGCCGGCCAAGCTCGAAGGCACGTGGCATCACATGGGCACGACGCGGATGCACGATTCGCCGCGCGAGGGTGTCGTCGATCGCGACTGCAAGATGCATGGCGTGAGCAATCTGTATGTCGCGGGCAGTTCGGTGTTCCCGACCGTCGGCGCGAACTTCCCGACGATCACGATCTCGGCGCTCGCGTTGCGGCTGGGGGAGCATCTCGCGCAGCGGCTCGGCAAGCCGGATACGGCGACCATCCTGCCCATCGGCGAGGCGGCGGGCATGCGCTACGGCGGCTCGAGCGCGGAGCTGGGCAAGCTGCCGATCGCGGCGCAGTCGCTGGTCAGGGCGGGGGGCAATGAGGCGATGTGA
- a CDS encoding acyltransferase family protein, with amino-acid sequence MSSTGTLTWLERIGSRCVRRVGANAPDASIAQRAERDTARVAALDAGRALAIVGVILVHLALFMPALPAWLQAFADMGQYGVQLFFVISAVTIMLTLEAETRRFGDDRSLIARRFYVKRFFRIAPLYYVAIAVYSLGNVLAAHFHTQVTAQHSMADVLANIVFIHAWVPSAVNTVVPGGWSIGVEMCFYLFAPLIFVATRTRGGLWRTSLMLMLLSAVLLSTGACADDVCIVENNSFLYYWPPTQLPCFVVGFLFARYGKRLLLRDGVKLSRFGTVCALAACAGLLVLLYATGSGFGLAHWLAPTVAACAAAALLLLLAQLPRRYPGARIVAAFGQNSYGLYIWSFVVILIVRVALKTPLDALDHHAPVLGFVAAALFACCASYAAARISATRIERPCAQWARQVLLPRVARAKRIERVGGEASGETPE; translated from the coding sequence GTGAGCTCCACAGGAACGCTTACATGGCTTGAGCGCATCGGTAGCCGCTGCGTGCGGCGCGTGGGCGCAAACGCGCCGGACGCCTCGATCGCGCAACGGGCGGAGCGTGACACCGCACGCGTCGCCGCGCTCGATGCGGGCCGTGCGCTCGCGATCGTCGGCGTGATTCTCGTGCATCTCGCGCTCTTCATGCCCGCGCTGCCCGCGTGGCTCCAGGCTTTCGCGGACATGGGGCAGTACGGCGTGCAACTGTTCTTCGTGATCAGCGCCGTGACGATCATGCTGACGCTCGAAGCGGAAACAAGGCGCTTCGGCGACGATCGCTCGCTGATCGCGCGGCGCTTCTACGTCAAACGCTTCTTCCGCATCGCGCCGCTGTATTACGTCGCGATTGCCGTGTATTCGCTCGGCAATGTTCTCGCCGCCCATTTCCACACGCAGGTCACGGCGCAGCACAGCATGGCCGACGTGCTCGCGAACATCGTCTTCATTCACGCGTGGGTGCCGAGCGCGGTGAATACGGTAGTGCCCGGCGGCTGGTCGATCGGCGTGGAGATGTGCTTCTATCTGTTCGCGCCGCTCATCTTCGTCGCAACGCGCACGCGCGGCGGTTTGTGGCGCACGTCGCTAATGCTCATGCTGCTCAGCGCCGTTCTGCTGTCGACAGGCGCCTGTGCCGACGACGTCTGCATCGTCGAGAACAATTCCTTCCTCTACTACTGGCCGCCGACGCAATTGCCGTGCTTCGTCGTGGGCTTCCTGTTCGCGCGCTACGGCAAGCGGCTGCTGCTGCGCGACGGCGTGAAGCTGTCGAGATTCGGCACCGTGTGTGCGCTGGCTGCGTGCGCCGGGCTGCTCGTGCTGCTGTACGCGACGGGCTCCGGATTCGGCCTCGCGCACTGGCTCGCGCCGACGGTCGCCGCATGCGCGGCCGCTGCGTTGTTGCTGCTGCTCGCGCAATTGCCGCGCCGCTATCCGGGCGCGCGGATCGTCGCCGCGTTCGGGCAGAACAGCTATGGGCTGTATATCTGGAGCTTTGTCGTGATCCTGATCGTGCGCGTCGCGTTGAAAACGCCGCTCGATGCGCTCGATCACCATGCGCCCGTGCTGGGCTTCGTGGCCGCCGCGCTGTTCGCGTGCTGCGCGAGCTACGCGGCCGCGCGCATTAGCGCGACACGCATCGAGCGGCCTTGCGCGCAGTGGGCGCGGCAAGTGCTGCTGCCGCGCGTCGCGCGTGCGAAGAGGATCGAGCGGGTGGGCGGTGAAGCGAGTGGCGAAACGCCGGAATGA
- a CDS encoding glycosyltransferase, with product MKILHLLSTVDPQAGGPTEGVRQSGVAMASLGHEIEVASLDAADAPHVRDFPLPVHALGPGRNVYGFTPGYVPWLSREAQRFDAVIVHGLWQYHGFGAWRALRAAKVPYYVYTHGMLDPYFKRTYPLKHLKKWAYWPWAEYRVLRDAAAVIFTTEEERLLARQSFWLYRANERVVPFGTNPPPPHARALRETFLSAYPQLRGKRIVLFLGRIHEKKGCDLLIHAFADHAQRDLDAHLVIAGPDATGWQRPLQALARSCGIEERLTWPGMLRGDLKWGAFYASDVFALPSHQENFGVAVAEALACGLPVLLSEKVGVWREVESDQAGFVSSDTVNGTQRNLLNWHSLDAAAKANMREQARRTFDARFGIASMVDSLTALLQPQAGTATGAAPARAGDQQTPQNSPGAAAMVSKVAKAPARREPSVS from the coding sequence ATGAAAATTCTTCATCTACTTTCGACAGTCGACCCGCAGGCAGGCGGACCAACTGAAGGTGTACGACAAAGCGGCGTCGCGATGGCGTCGCTGGGCCACGAGATCGAGGTCGCGTCGCTCGATGCCGCCGATGCGCCGCACGTGCGCGATTTCCCGCTGCCCGTGCATGCGCTCGGCCCGGGCCGCAACGTCTACGGCTTCACGCCCGGCTACGTGCCGTGGCTCAGCCGCGAAGCGCAGCGCTTCGATGCCGTGATCGTGCACGGTCTGTGGCAATACCACGGCTTCGGCGCGTGGCGTGCGCTGCGCGCGGCGAAGGTGCCGTACTACGTGTACACGCACGGCATGCTTGATCCGTATTTCAAGCGCACCTATCCGCTCAAGCATCTGAAGAAATGGGCGTACTGGCCGTGGGCCGAGTATCGCGTGCTGCGCGACGCGGCCGCCGTGATCTTCACGACGGAAGAAGAGCGCCTGCTCGCGCGGCAATCGTTCTGGCTGTATCGGGCGAACGAGCGCGTCGTGCCATTCGGCACCAACCCGCCGCCGCCGCATGCGCGCGCGCTGCGAGAGACGTTCCTGAGCGCGTATCCCCAACTGCGCGGCAAGCGGATCGTGCTGTTTCTCGGGCGCATTCACGAGAAGAAAGGCTGCGATCTGCTGATTCACGCATTCGCCGATCATGCGCAGCGCGACCTGGACGCGCACCTCGTGATCGCCGGTCCCGATGCGACGGGCTGGCAGCGTCCGTTGCAGGCGCTCGCACGCTCGTGCGGGATCGAAGAGCGGCTCACGTGGCCGGGCATGCTGCGGGGCGACCTGAAATGGGGCGCCTTCTACGCGAGCGATGTGTTCGCGCTGCCTTCGCATCAGGAGAATTTCGGCGTGGCCGTCGCCGAAGCGCTGGCGTGCGGCCTGCCCGTACTGCTGTCGGAGAAGGTCGGTGTGTGGCGTGAAGTGGAAAGCGATCAGGCGGGCTTTGTATCGAGCGACACAGTCAACGGCACGCAGCGCAATCTGCTGAACTGGCATTCGCTTGACGCCGCCGCGAAGGCGAACATGCGCGAGCAGGCGCGCAGGACGTTCGACGCGCGGTTCGGGATTGCGAGCATGGTGGACTCGTTGACTGCGCTGTTGCAGCCGCAGGCTGGTACGGCTACGGGTGCGGCCCCGGCGCGGGCCGGCGATCAGCAGACGCCGCAGAACTCGCCAGGCGCAGCCGCGATGGTGTCTAAGGTGGCGAAGGCGCCGGCGCGGAGGGAACCCTCGGTGAGTTGA
- a CDS encoding DapH/DapD/GlmU-related protein — protein sequence MDNTFGPTLGRAADGQDARMKDQHAARATEAAAPPDSPLSGTAPPPGRVIDLSLAGKGNYVASRGFLTELIWFFIEACVINNRLLPVSSVRVALLRLFGAKIGANCRFVHPVRVKAPWNLTVGDNCWFGVDVWIYNQAPIRIGSNVCISQGSFLSAGSHEMRTNMDLRVAPIVIEDGAWISSKCVVQMGVTIGRSAVVTPLSVVHRSLEAEGVYGGNPCRFIRKRFDADVARPS from the coding sequence ATGGATAACACGTTCGGTCCGACCCTCGGTCGGGCAGCGGACGGCCAGGACGCGCGGATGAAAGACCAGCATGCCGCGCGTGCAACCGAGGCCGCTGCGCCACCCGACTCGCCGCTCTCGGGTACGGCGCCGCCGCCGGGCCGCGTGATCGATCTGAGCCTCGCGGGCAAGGGCAATTACGTCGCGTCGCGCGGCTTTCTCACCGAGCTGATCTGGTTCTTCATCGAAGCGTGTGTGATTAACAACAGGCTGCTGCCCGTGTCGTCGGTGCGCGTTGCGTTGCTGAGGCTGTTCGGCGCGAAGATCGGCGCGAACTGCCGCTTCGTGCATCCCGTGCGCGTGAAGGCGCCGTGGAACCTGACGGTCGGCGACAACTGCTGGTTCGGCGTCGACGTGTGGATCTACAACCAGGCGCCCATTCGCATCGGCTCGAATGTCTGCATATCGCAAGGCAGCTTTCTGAGCGCGGGTTCGCATGAGATGCGAACAAACATGGATCTGCGCGTGGCGCCCATCGTCATCGAGGACGGCGCGTGGATCTCGTCGAAGTGCGTCGTGCAGATGGGCGTGACGATCGGGCGTTCGGCCGTCGTGACGCCGCTGTCCGTCGTGCACCGCTCGCTCGAGGCGGAAGGCGTGTATGGCGGCAATCCTTGCCGCTTCATCCGCAAGCGTTTCGACGCGGATGTGGCCCGCCCCTCATAA
- a CDS encoding acyltransferase family protein, with protein sequence MKLFGSAQSMTRGRSVELDFVRGIAILAVMGYHFHVNHTGSALISIIEYPLKNFGREGVNLFFTLSGFLVGGLLLRQYAETGHVDARRFIVRRMFKIWPAYYVLILFHTLAGRHPLDSFLWQNLTHLQNYFGTSISQTWSLAVEEHFYLFLPAVLLLFARWKMRAGSIIGVLGGICVVVLIARCLEVAGGDLQAAFFYTQYRIDSLLYGVILAAIYWMKPDVYQGIAKRTGWLLAIVAVLVAWLVLATKHEPLDESIGYTIQAIGFCAFIVLMLEHSGKVRDSLAYRAIAWLGVYSYGIYLWHSLALAPGDIVIRKTTALGLPPAAIWFVALAAQSAVAIIAGYVMTRAVEYPFLRLRNALFPAKRNASVREEMPVGGQLS encoded by the coding sequence ATGAAGCTATTCGGCAGCGCGCAATCGATGACGCGGGGCAGGTCGGTCGAGCTCGACTTCGTCCGCGGCATCGCGATTCTCGCGGTGATGGGGTATCACTTCCATGTGAATCACACGGGCAGCGCGCTGATTTCGATCATTGAGTATCCGCTGAAGAACTTCGGCCGCGAAGGCGTGAACCTGTTCTTCACGCTGAGCGGCTTTCTCGTCGGCGGGCTGCTGCTGCGGCAATACGCGGAAACGGGTCACGTCGACGCGCGCCGCTTCATCGTGCGACGCATGTTCAAGATCTGGCCCGCGTATTACGTGCTGATCCTTTTTCATACGCTCGCCGGCCGCCATCCGCTCGATTCGTTCCTCTGGCAGAACCTGACGCATCTGCAGAACTACTTCGGCACGTCGATTTCGCAGACGTGGAGTCTCGCCGTCGAAGAGCATTTCTATCTGTTCCTGCCCGCCGTGCTGCTGCTGTTCGCGCGCTGGAAAATGCGCGCGGGTTCGATCATCGGCGTGCTGGGCGGCATCTGTGTGGTCGTGCTGATCGCGCGGTGCCTCGAAGTGGCGGGCGGCGACCTGCAGGCTGCGTTCTTCTATACGCAGTACCGGATCGACAGCCTGCTGTACGGCGTGATTCTCGCGGCGATCTACTGGATGAAGCCCGACGTGTATCAGGGCATCGCTAAGCGCACGGGCTGGCTGCTCGCCATCGTCGCCGTGCTGGTCGCGTGGCTGGTGCTTGCAACGAAGCACGAACCGCTCGACGAAAGCATCGGCTACACGATTCAGGCGATCGGATTCTGCGCGTTCATCGTGTTGATGCTCGAGCACTCGGGCAAGGTGCGCGATTCACTGGCTTATCGCGCGATCGCCTGGCTCGGCGTGTACTCGTACGGCATCTACCTGTGGCACTCGCTTGCGCTTGCGCCCGGCGACATCGTGATCCGCAAGACGACGGCGCTCGGCCTGCCGCCTGCGGCGATCTGGTTCGTCGCGCTGGCTGCGCAGTCCGCTGTCGCGATCATTGCGGGCTACGTGATGACGCGCGCGGTCGAATACCCGTTCCTGCGTCTGCGCAATGCGCTGTTCCCGGCAAAGCGCAATGCATCGGTGCGCGAGGAAATGCCCGTCGGCGGGCAGCTTTCCTGA
- a CDS encoding glycosyltransferase: MERATHLVPVEVPIADAARLGYVVIIEPNFTGHRWRYVEWIAQTCIEAGYPCLVVTENSNEDHRLAREIMAARREDLQIAFVDTESERQSRGLKRISYARFHAYFKLAYDSVKHAERVRLVVVPYVDYFFHALPLLGTPFGRAPWIAITMRATFHHRKVGVRTPGRPLVNTLKALLFRRAVHTKGLRTLLSIDPTLPDWIGRAKPKHGASVQYVADPFPDAKTEDPFVARERLDLDPAGRYLLVYGSISERKGICELAEALAGMQDAPTLLLAGEQDPEIRGFMRAFIPILKPAPVILDRFISNEMERDLFSACDVVWLGYKGHYGMSGVLVQAYRFDKPVVATSDGLIGWFCRGGQLGPCLDDLSAASITRAIEEVAGQWRRGETHQRPLDHLLARNTLGQFKETLRQAITAAIETRV, from the coding sequence ATGGAACGTGCAACCCATCTTGTGCCCGTCGAAGTACCCATCGCCGATGCCGCGAGGCTCGGCTACGTCGTCATCATCGAGCCGAATTTCACCGGGCATCGGTGGCGTTATGTCGAATGGATCGCGCAGACCTGCATCGAAGCGGGCTATCCGTGTCTCGTCGTGACCGAGAACTCGAACGAGGACCATCGGCTCGCGCGCGAAATCATGGCCGCGCGGCGCGAGGATCTGCAAATTGCCTTCGTCGATACGGAAAGCGAGCGTCAAAGCCGCGGACTCAAGCGCATCAGCTACGCGCGCTTTCACGCCTACTTCAAGCTCGCCTACGACTCCGTCAAACACGCCGAACGCGTGCGCCTCGTCGTCGTACCGTATGTCGATTACTTCTTTCATGCGCTGCCGCTGCTCGGCACGCCGTTTGGGCGCGCGCCGTGGATCGCGATCACGATGCGCGCCACCTTCCATCATCGCAAGGTCGGCGTGCGCACGCCGGGGCGGCCGCTCGTCAATACGCTGAAGGCGCTGCTGTTCCGCCGCGCCGTGCATACGAAAGGACTGCGCACGCTGCTGTCGATCGATCCGACGCTGCCCGACTGGATCGGCCGCGCGAAGCCGAAGCACGGAGCCTCTGTCCAATACGTCGCCGATCCGTTTCCCGATGCGAAGACCGAAGATCCCTTCGTCGCGCGCGAGCGTCTCGATCTCGATCCTGCGGGCCGCTACCTGCTCGTCTACGGCTCGATCAGCGAGCGCAAGGGCATCTGCGAGCTGGCCGAAGCGCTCGCGGGAATGCAGGACGCGCCGACGCTGCTGCTCGCGGGCGAACAGGATCCCGAGATCCGCGGCTTCATGCGCGCCTTCATTCCGATTCTCAAGCCCGCGCCCGTGATACTCGACCGCTTCATTTCGAACGAGATGGAGCGCGACCTGTTCTCCGCGTGCGATGTCGTCTGGCTCGGCTACAAGGGCCACTATGGGATGAGCGGAGTGCTGGTGCAGGCGTACCGCTTCGACAAGCCCGTCGTCGCCACGAGCGACGGGCTGATCGGCTGGTTCTGCCGTGGCGGCCAGCTCGGTCCGTGTCTCGACGATCTGTCGGCGGCGTCGATCACGCGTGCGATCGAAGAAGTCGCCGGACAATGGCGGCGCGGTGAAACGCATCAGCGTCCGCTCGATCATCTGCTCGCGCGCAACACGCTCGGTCAATTCAAGGAAACGCTCCGCCAGGCAATCACGGCTGCAATCGAAACGCGCGTCTGA
- a CDS encoding O-antigen ligase family protein codes for MRNKYATLWIWMCLCPLALDYKAPDADSGHAAQVLLVAPTLAAALALIFIAPRFRQASPLRRFVTLCLMLSVPGSLISQLVQGNDFGNYLRVVLPFLLFLLGYAMACHPWHENRIGQIEKALFWANLICLVFTFIFGIATGGGMGGIADVRFRIVSVTLLGLQGVLLHEFVLARRFSPFMLAVFLGTVLVELLSVTRSLLIGTMLLFLMAAWMSAPSLRYLLRSALRVFIVSVVLGAMAAAAIWSMPSVSEHWMQRFTVAENTQTGKDPTTITRLAEIKDQVDQVTSSAQSLLLGEGYGHYYRYSPQYLPDLAGTISEKDFYAIHEWAAGHNFWIYQLFAGGLLFGIGLPLAVLVTLWHCATAYRRWRGKNPGAPLLPVFGRAILLLAALPATSIGGNPLGPRFSGLVFGVALGLTVATYCRLHRQLDSKARSRVEPVAPQPATAAVARHGPAQPPAQPPRPAPFAAASARGTLQDASGSEPYDAGRTRDLRQRGMPASA; via the coding sequence ATGCGCAACAAGTACGCTACGTTGTGGATCTGGATGTGCTTGTGCCCGCTCGCGCTCGACTACAAAGCACCGGACGCCGACTCGGGGCACGCCGCGCAGGTACTGCTCGTCGCCCCGACGCTCGCCGCCGCGCTCGCGCTGATCTTCATCGCGCCGCGTTTTCGCCAGGCTTCGCCGCTGCGCCGCTTCGTCACGCTCTGCCTTATGCTCAGCGTGCCGGGCAGCCTGATTTCGCAGCTCGTGCAAGGCAACGATTTCGGCAACTATCTGCGGGTGGTGTTGCCGTTTCTGCTGTTTCTCCTCGGCTACGCAATGGCCTGCCATCCCTGGCACGAAAACCGCATCGGACAGATCGAAAAGGCGCTGTTCTGGGCGAACCTGATCTGTCTCGTCTTCACCTTCATCTTCGGCATCGCGACGGGCGGCGGCATGGGCGGTATCGCCGATGTGCGCTTTCGTATCGTCTCCGTGACGCTGCTCGGGCTGCAGGGCGTGTTGCTGCACGAATTCGTGCTGGCGCGGCGCTTTTCGCCGTTCATGCTCGCCGTGTTTCTCGGCACGGTGCTCGTCGAGCTGCTGAGCGTGACGCGCAGCCTGCTGATCGGCACGATGCTGCTGTTCCTGATGGCGGCGTGGATGAGCGCGCCGTCGCTGCGTTATCTGCTGCGCTCGGCCTTGCGCGTGTTCATCGTGAGCGTCGTGCTCGGCGCGATGGCGGCAGCCGCCATCTGGAGCATGCCGTCCGTCAGCGAGCACTGGATGCAGCGCTTCACGGTGGCGGAGAACACGCAGACGGGCAAGGATCCGACGACGATCACGCGCCTCGCCGAAATCAAGGATCAGGTTGATCAGGTCACGTCTTCGGCGCAATCGCTGCTGCTCGGCGAAGGCTACGGTCACTACTATCGCTATTCGCCGCAGTATCTGCCCGATCTTGCCGGCACGATCAGCGAAAAGGACTTCTACGCGATCCACGAATGGGCGGCGGGCCACAACTTCTGGATCTATCAGCTGTTCGCAGGCGGCCTGCTGTTCGGCATCGGGCTGCCGCTCGCGGTGCTGGTGACGTTGTGGCACTGCGCGACCGCGTACCGCCGCTGGCGCGGAAAAAACCCCGGCGCGCCGCTGTTGCCCGTGTTCGGCCGCGCGATCCTGCTGCTGGCCGCGCTGCCCGCTACGTCGATCGGCGGCAATCCGCTCGGCCCGCGTTTCTCGGGACTCGTGTTCGGCGTGGCGCTCGGCCTCACGGTCGCCACGTATTGCCGTCTGCATCGGCAACTGGATTCGAAGGCACGCTCGCGCGTCGAGCCTGTCGCGCCGCAGCCGGCGACGGCCGCGGTCGCCCGGCATGGTCCCGCCCAGCCGCCTGCGCAGCCGCCGCGCCCTGCCCCGTTCGCCGCGGCTTCGGCGCGCGGCACGCTGCAGGATGCGTCGGGTTCCGAACCCTACGATGCAGGCCGCACGCGCGATCTGCGTCAACGAGGCATGCCGGCGTCCGCGTGA